A section of the Triticum dicoccoides isolate Atlit2015 ecotype Zavitan chromosome 7A, WEW_v2.0, whole genome shotgun sequence genome encodes:
- the LOC119332997 gene encoding ABC transporter G family member 51-like, which translates to MASGVGHVALDVEEQAASTAARDEEELLWAAIERLPSAKRRNHAIVLPDPDGDGEGQGSGAEVVDVRRLDRPGLERVLRRALATAELDNANLLRGIKARFDAVGLEVPRVEVRFRNLRVSTEVNVGRRALPTLPNYVRDVTERILIACRLLHPNKHKLTILDDVSGIVRPGRMTLLLGPPASGKSTLLLALAGKLDPKLKKSGGITYNGIALDEFCVQRTSAYISQTDNHLGELTVRETLDFAAKCQGASENWGECLKELVNLEQKRGMRPSPEIDAFMKAASVGGDKHNLVTDYVLRVLGLDICADTLVGSDMERGVSGGQRKRVTTGEMIVGPRKTLLMDEISTGLDSSTTFQIVKCLRNFVHEMEATVLMSLLQPAPETFELFDDLILLSEGKIVYQGQIDHVVEYFKSLGFSLPPRKGIADFLQEVTSKKDQAQYWSDLSKPYSFIPVSAMAAAFTDSQYGRNLEFHPHNSDGHTNSPEALARSKFAISKYRLIRACFARELILISRHRFLYTFRTCQVAFVGLITSTLFLRTRLHPIDEQNGELYLSCLFFGLVHIMFNGFSELSITIFRLPVFYKQRDNCFHPAWAFSLPNWILRIPYSIIEATVWSCVVYYTVGFAPTVDRFFRFMLLLFSIHQMALGLFRMMGAIARDMTIANTFGSAAMMAIFLLGGFIIPKAAIKPWWEWAYWVSPLMYGQRAISVNEFSDSRWSKVSSYMNNTIGTNVLLAHDLGTQNYWYWIGVGVLLAYALLFNVLFTLALAYLNPLQKAQALILANSEESKDLKIAGATSDRNTTTEKCNRTNVLEVSTEGTRRKGMLPFQPITMTFHNVNYFVDMPKEMQARGITEKRLQLLFEVSGVFRPRVLTALVGSSGAGKTTLMDVLAGRKTSGCIEGDIKISGHPKEQQTFARIAGYVEQNDIHSPQVTVEESLWFSSALRLPNDISRETKKAFVEEVMSLVELDELRHALVGKQGSSGLSTEQRKRLTIAVELVANPSIIFMDEPTSGLDARAAAIVMRTVRNAVDTGRTVVCTIHQPSIDIFESFDELLLLKRGGRVIYGGSLGVNSIDMIHYFQGIPGVPPIREGYNPATWMLEVSTQACEERLGLDFATVYKNSDQFRNVEDLIEELSVPDSGSKPLKFTTEFSHGCLTQFGVCLRKQGLIYWRSPEYNVVRLFYTAIASLIFGSIFWNVGMKRETTGDLYLVMGALYSACLFLGINNASSVQPIISVERAVYYRERAAKMYSSFPYAAAQGLIEIPYIATQTLIFGLITYFMINYERNLGKLLLYLLYMFLTFTYFTFYGMVAVGLTPTQSVAAVVASAFYSSWNLFSGFLIPQSRIPRWWIWFYYICPVAWTLKGIITSQLGDVDTRIVGPGFDGTVQQFVQQNLGCEQGMTGVTIAVLIAFCVLFFSVYALSIKMLNFQRR; encoded by the exons ATGGCGAGCGGCGTCGGCCACGTGGCTCTGGACGTGGAGGAGCAGGCGGCGAGCACGGCCGCGCGGGACGAGGAGGAGCTGCTCTGGGCCGCCATCGAGCGGCTGCCCTCCGCCAAGCGGCGCAACCACGCCATCGTCCTCCCCGATCCCGACGGCGACGGTGAAGGTCAAGGGAGCGGGGCCGAGGTGGTGGACGTGCGGAGGCTCGACCGGCCTGGGCTCGAGCGCGTGCTCCGCCGCGCGCTGGCCACCGCCGAGCTCGACAACGCCAATCTCCTCCGCGGGATCAAGGCCCGCTTCGACGC GGTGGGGCTGGAGGTGCCGCGCGTGGAGGTGAGGTTCCGCAATCTGAGGGTCTCGACGGAGGTCAACGTCGGCAGGAGGGCGCTGCCGACTCTCCCCAACTACGTCCGCGACGTCACCGAG AGAATTCTTATTGCTTGTCGTCTCCTACACCCTAATAAGCATAAGCTCACTATTCTGGATGATGTCAGTGGCATTGTGAGACCTGGGAG GATGACATTATTATTGGGACCACCTGCATCTGGGAAGTCAACGCTCTTGCTGGCCCTAGCTGGCAAACTGGATCCTAAGCTAAAG AAAAGTGGAGGGATTACCTACAATGGAATTGCTTTGGATGAATTTTGTGTACAAAGAACTTCTGCATATATTAGTCAAACAGATAACCATCTTGGGGAGCTGACAGTAAGGGAAACTTTAGATTTTGCTGCAAAATGCCAAGGCGCAAGCGAAAACTGGGGAG AATGCTTGAAAGAATTGGTCAATCTTGAACAAAAAAGAGGCATGCGTCCTAGTCCCGAGATAGacgcttttatgaag GCAGCATCAGTCGGAGGAGATAAGCACAATCTTGTTACCGACTATGTACTGAGAGTGCTTGGGCTGGATATATGTGCGGATACCCTTGTAGGCAGCGACATGGAAAGGGGTGTCTCTGGTGGTCAGAGGAAGAGAGTGACAACAG GTGAAATGATTGTTGGACCTAGAAAAACACTTCTCATGGATGAAATATCAACAGGTCTTGACAGCTCAACAACTTTTCAAATAGTGAAGTGCCTGAGGAACTTCGTCCATGAGATGGAGGCAACCGTGCTCATGTCACTTCTTCAGCCTGCACCAGAGACGTTTGAACTATTTGATGATCTAATTCTATTGTCGGAAGGGAAGATCGTCTACCAAGGCCAGATTGACCATGTTGTGGAGTACTTTAAATCATTAGGATTTTCATTGCCACCACGCAAGGGTATTGCTGATTTTCTCCAGGAG GTAACTTCAAAGAAAGATCAAGCTCAGTACTGGTCTGACCTGTCAAAACCATATTCGTTTATTCCTGTGTCAGCAATGGCTGCTGCATTTACAGATTCCCAGTATGGTAGAAATCTTGAGTTCCATCCACATAATTCAGACGGTCATACAAATTCTCCTGAGGCTCTTGCCCGATCCAAGTTTGCCATATCAAAATATAGGCTCATTAGAGCGTGTTTTGCCAGGGAGCTTATTCTCATAAGCCGTCACCGTTTCCTCTACACTTTTAGGACATGCCAA GTTGCTTTTGTTGGGCTCATTACAAGCACACTATTTTTACGGACAAGATTACATCCAATTGATGAACAAAATGGAGAGCTCTATCTCTCTTGTCTTTTTTTTGGGCTTGTACATATAATGTTTAATGGTTTTTCAGAACTGTCTATAACTATTTTTCGACTTCCGGTGTTCTATAAGCAAAGAGATAATTGCTTTCATCCTGCATGGGCTTTCTCACTTCCCAATTGGATACTAAGAATTCCGTATTCTATTATTGAAGCCACAGTGTGGTCTTGTGTTGTCTATTACACAGTAGGCTTTGCACCAACTGTTGATAG ATTTTTTCGCTTTATGTTGCTATTGTTCTCTATACATCAAATGGCTTTGGGCCTTTTCCGGATGATGGGAGCTATTGCACGAGACATGACAATCGCCAACACTTTTGGATCAGCTGCCATGATGGCTATTTTTCTTTTGGGGGGATTTATTATTCCTAAAG CGGCCATAAAACCGTGGTGGGAGTGGGCGTACTGGGTTTCCCCATTAATGTATGGGCAACGTGCAATTTCAGTTAATGAATTCTCAGATTCTAGATGGTCAAAG GTTTCAAGTTATATGAACAATACAATTGGAACCAATGTACTTCTTGCACATGATCTGGGGACACAGAATTACTGGTACTGGATTGGGGTTGGTGTTTTATTGGCTTACGCCCTCTTGTTCAATGTTTTGTTTACTCTTGCGTTGGCATACCTTAACC CCCTTCAAAAGGCACAGGCACTAATCCTGGCTAACTCCGAGGAATCCAAAGATTTGAAAATTGCCGGTGCTACCTCCGATAGAAACACAACTACAG AAAAATGTAACAGGACCAATGTGCTTGAAGTGAGCACTGAAGGCACCAGAAGGAAGGGGATGTTACCATTTCAACCCATAACCATGACGTTCCACAATGTCAACTATTTTGTTGACATGCCAAAG GAAATGCAAGCAAGAGGAATAACTGAAAAAAGACTGCAGTTGTTGTTTGAAGTAAGCGGAGTATTTAGGCCACGTGTCCTGACTGCACTCGTTGGCTCAAGTGGTGCTGGAAAGACAACACTTATGGATGTTTTAGCTGGCAGAAAAACTAGTGGGTGTATAGAAGGTGATATCAAGATTTCTGGCCATCCAAAAGAACAACAAACCTTTGCTAGGATAGCGGGATATGTTGAACAAAATGACATACATTCACCACAAGTAACAGTTGAAGAGTCCTTGTGGTTTTCATCAGCCTTACGGCTTCCAAATGACATAAGTAGAGAAACAAAAAAG GCATTTGTTGAAGAAGTCATGTCATTGGTAGAGCTGGATGAATTGCGACATGCATTAGTAGGGAAACAAGGTTCTAGTGGACTTTCAACGGAGCAAAGGAAGCGTCTTACAATAGCTGTTGAACTAGTTGCAAATCCATCCATTATTTTTATGGATGAACCTACATCTGGTTTGGATGCACGAGCAGCTGCCATTGTGATGCGCACTGTTCGAAATGCTGTTGATACCGGACGAACTGTCGTCTGCACGATACACCAGCCAAGTATCGATATTTTTGAATCATTTGATGAG CTACTACTTTTGAAACGAGGAGGTCGAGTAATATATGGAGGTTCACTTGGTGTTAACTCAATAGATATGATTCATTATTTTCAG GGAATTCCTGGAGTCCCTCCCATACGCGAAGGCTACAACCCAGCAACATGGATGCTTGAAGTGAGCACACAAGCGTGTGAAGAAAGGCTTGGTTTAGATTTTGCAACGGTGTACAAGAACTCAGATCAGTTCAG GAATGTGGAAGATTTAATAGAAGAACTAAGTGTTCCGGATTCAGGCTCAAAACCTTTAAAGTTCACAACTGAGTTTTCACACGGTTGTCTTACTCAATTTGGAGTATGCCTACGTAAGCAAGGCCTTATTTACTGGAGAAGCCCTGAGTACAATGTCGTGAGATTGTTTTACACAGCAATAGCTTCTCTTATATTTGGTTCAATATTTTGGAACGTTGGGATGAAGAG AGAAACAACCGGGGATTTGTATCTTGTAATGGGAGCTTTATATTCGGCATGCCTATTTCTTGGAATAAATAATGCCTCGTCAGTACAGCCTATAATTTCCGTTGAGAGAGCAGTCTACTACAGAGAACGGGCTGCTAAGATGTACTCATCATTCCCATATGCAGCAGCTCAG GGCCTTATAGAGATACCTTATATTGCGACTCAGACACTAATATTCGGTCTCATCACTTACTTCATGATCAACTACGAGAGGAACCTAG GGAAATTGCTCCTTTACCTCCTTTACATGTTCCTTACTTTTACCTACTTCACATTCTATGGGATGGTGGCGGTAGGTTTGACGCCAACACAATCAGTGGCAGCAGTGGTAGCCTCAGCATTTTACTCCTCATGGAATCTTTTCTCTGGGTTCCTAATTCCCCAATCT AGAATACCACGTTGGTGGATCTGGTTCTACTACATCTGCCCAGTGGCCTGGACCCTGAAAGGCATCATTACATCGCAATTGGGAGATGTCGACACGAGGATCGTGGGTCCTGGTTTTGACGGGACAGTCCAACAGTTCGTCCAGCAAAACCTGGGATGTGAACAGGGGATGACGGGTGTCACTATTGCAGTGCTCATTGCCTTCTGCGTCTTATTCTTTTCAGTTTACGCGCTTTCTATC
- the LOC119327861 gene encoding uncharacterized protein LOC119327861, which translates to MISHIELPEDISRHIYSLLTMRDAARTTCVSQRFLHFWRCFPKLVFNPETLAVGRQPFFRGGDRGKYIFRKAQEVLENHSGIGVKTLKLHLSTCCKKDIDTSLLAGWLHAFVKPGIVDLAVLLPDCYASEYSFPYSLLLNDDVANSRMPSVLKSLYLGSCGFHPTPTDDPRMLAFSWSLSRLRLCKVGVTGNEIWFFLSSCFSLERLDLSNCDMITYLKIPHVLRKLKTVWVRMCRELGVIESHALKLSTFSYEGRRLSRFTLGDSLETEELDMHAAHMQDMLQYAGSNLPSIAPNLETLVL; encoded by the exons ATGATATCACACATTGAGCTTCCAGAG GATATCTCGCGGCACATATATTCCTTGTTGACAATGCGAGATGCAGCTCGCACAACATGTGTGTCTCAGAGATTTCTACATTTCTGGAGGTGCTTCCCCAAGCTGGTATTCAATCCGGAAACTTTGGCCGTGGGCAGACAACCTTTTTTTCGGGGTGGAGATAGAGGCAAGTATATTTTCAGGAAAGCACAAGAGGTGCTTGAGAACCACTCAGGCATTGGAGTGAAGACGCTCAAGCTTCACCTCTCCACCTGTTGCAAGAAAGACATCGACACCAGCCTTCTGGCTGGCTGGCTCCATGCCTTTGTGAAGCCCGGAATCGTCGACCTCGCTGTGTTGCTGCCTGATTGCTATGCATCTGAATACAGCTTTCCATACTCGCTTCTGTTAAATGATGATGTGGCCAACAGCAGAATGCCCTCAGTTCTTAAGTCTCTTTACCTCGGCTCATGTGGCTTCCATCCCACACCCACAGACGACCCAAGGATGCTTGCTTTCTCTTGGAGCTTATCGAGACTGCGATTGTGCAAGGTCGGTGTCACTGGGAATGAAATATGGTTTTTTCTTTCTAGCTGCTTCTCTCTAGAGCGGCTGGATCTCTCAAACTGCGACATGATAACCTACCTGAAGATACCCCATGTtctacggaagctcaaaacagtgtgGGTGAGAATGTGCAGAGAGCTGGGGGTGATCGAAAGCCATGCTCTGAAGCTCTCCACCTTTAGCTACGAAGGACGGCGGTTGTCGAGATTCACACTCGGAGACTCATTGGAGACGGAGGAGTTGGACATGCACGCCGCACACATGCAGGACATGCTCCAGTATGCAGGCAGCAATTTGCCATCCATTGCACCAAACCTTGAAACGCTTGTGCTGTGA